A single Vibrio sp. YMD68 DNA region contains:
- a CDS encoding ABC transporter permease has protein sequence MLDLQGYEASILKGAVLTIEVAILSLILAMVLGMLGALAKLAPYRWARAIATLYTTVIRGIPDLVLMMLIFFGGQILLNNSLYSMNEWINEWFTSSNPDHEWTAYLPDYIDVSPFVAGVLTIGFIFGAYMAETFRGAIMAVDKGEMEAAKAYGMSGPLAFRRILLPQMIRHALPGFGNNWLVLLKTTALVSIIGLEDMVRVSSLAAGSTKMPFTFYMTVAVIFLFFTSVSTGLLKLVERKFSIHAR, from the coding sequence ATGTTAGATTTACAAGGATACGAAGCCTCAATATTAAAAGGGGCCGTTTTAACCATCGAAGTTGCCATACTGTCGCTTATCCTAGCTATGGTACTGGGTATGCTCGGCGCTTTAGCCAAATTAGCCCCATATCGTTGGGCAAGGGCAATAGCGACTCTTTACACCACAGTCATTCGTGGCATTCCTGATTTAGTACTCATGATGCTTATCTTCTTTGGTGGGCAAATCTTATTGAATAATAGTCTCTACTCGATGAATGAATGGATTAACGAATGGTTTACCTCGTCTAATCCAGATCACGAGTGGACAGCGTATTTACCTGATTATATCGATGTCAGCCCTTTTGTCGCTGGCGTATTAACCATCGGGTTTATTTTCGGTGCTTACATGGCTGAAACCTTCCGCGGCGCAATTATGGCGGTCGATAAAGGTGAAATGGAAGCGGCTAAAGCATATGGAATGAGTGGTCCTCTGGCGTTTCGACGCATCTTGCTTCCACAAATGATTCGTCACGCGTTACCAGGATTTGGTAATAACTGGTTGGTTTTGCTTAAAACCACGGCTTTGGTTTCAATCATTGGGCTTGAGGATATGGTCCGAGTCAGTTCATTAGCTGCGGGTTCAACGAAAATGCCTTTTACTTTCTATATGACGGTTGCTGTGATTTTCTTATTCTTTACGAGTGTATCAACGGGGTTACTTAAGTTGGTCGAGCGTAAATTCAGCATTCATGCGAGGTAG
- a CDS encoding ABC transporter substrate-binding protein → MKKWLLVAAIAATAATGMAQAKEWKTVRFGIEGAYPPFSWTEADGSLKGFDVDMANALCEEMKVKCQIVPQDWDGIIPSLLARKYDAIIAAMSITEERKKRIDFTGKYALIPNKFIAKKGAELNFDKLEGVKIGVQRATTHDKYLTDNYGSAVEIVRYGSFDEAYLDLANGRIVSVLGDASALEEGVLNKAGGEAYEFVGPSLTDPKWFGDGFGIAVRKQDKDLTKTLDAAILSLREKGVYQEIAAKYFNYDVYGQ, encoded by the coding sequence ATGAAAAAGTGGTTACTAGTAGCAGCGATTGCTGCAACAGCTGCAACAGGTATGGCCCAAGCGAAGGAATGGAAAACAGTACGCTTTGGTATTGAAGGCGCTTATCCTCCATTTAGCTGGACTGAAGCTGATGGTTCACTCAAAGGCTTTGACGTCGATATGGCAAATGCACTTTGTGAAGAGATGAAAGTGAAATGTCAGATCGTACCTCAAGATTGGGATGGTATTATTCCATCGCTACTTGCTCGTAAATACGATGCCATTATCGCAGCAATGTCGATTACAGAAGAACGTAAGAAGCGTATTGATTTCACTGGAAAATACGCGCTTATTCCAAATAAATTTATCGCTAAAAAAGGCGCAGAGCTTAACTTCGACAAGCTTGAAGGCGTAAAAATTGGTGTTCAACGTGCAACAACACACGATAAGTACCTGACGGACAACTATGGCAGCGCAGTAGAAATCGTACGTTACGGCTCTTTTGACGAAGCCTACCTTGATCTAGCTAACGGTCGTATCGTTTCTGTTCTTGGTGATGCCTCGGCACTTGAAGAAGGTGTTCTCAATAAAGCGGGTGGTGAAGCGTACGAATTTGTTGGTCCTTCTCTAACGGATCCTAAATGGTTTGGTGACGGCTTTGGTATCGCAGTGCGCAAACAAGATAAAGACCTAACGAAAACGCTCGATGCGGCGATTCTTTCGCTTCGTGAGAAAGGTGTGTATCAAGAGATTGCTGCAAAATACTTCAACTACGACGTATATGGCCAGTAA
- a CDS encoding ABC transporter ATP-binding protein: protein MNEVPALDIKELHKTFGQNEVLKGISLEAHKGDVISIIGSSGSGKSTFLRCINLLETPTSGDIWVNGELIDMKKNRSGEAVPANEKQVQRIRSRLAMVFQGFNLWSHMTVLENVIEAPVHVLGVPKAQAIENAELLLKKVGLYERKDYYPGHLSGGQQQRAAIARALAVDPEVMLFDEPTSALDPELVGEVLGVMRDLAEEGRTMLVVTHEMAFARDVSNHVMFLHQGIVEEQGDPAKLFTAPESERLQQFISSIY, encoded by the coding sequence ATGAATGAAGTACCAGCGCTAGATATTAAGGAACTACACAAGACATTTGGTCAAAATGAAGTACTGAAAGGCATTTCGTTAGAGGCACATAAAGGCGATGTTATTTCTATCATTGGCTCTTCCGGTTCAGGCAAGAGTACTTTTCTTCGATGTATAAACCTACTTGAAACTCCCACGTCTGGTGATATTTGGGTCAATGGTGAATTGATCGATATGAAAAAGAATCGTTCGGGTGAAGCGGTTCCTGCCAATGAAAAACAAGTCCAACGAATTCGTTCTCGGCTAGCCATGGTCTTTCAAGGCTTTAATTTATGGTCGCATATGACGGTATTGGAAAATGTGATTGAAGCGCCTGTACACGTTCTCGGTGTTCCCAAAGCTCAAGCCATTGAAAATGCAGAATTGTTACTAAAGAAAGTGGGCTTGTACGAACGAAAAGACTATTACCCTGGTCACTTATCGGGTGGGCAACAACAGCGTGCAGCAATCGCTCGCGCTTTAGCGGTTGATCCAGAAGTGATGCTGTTCGATGAACCGACTTCTGCATTAGACCCAGAACTTGTTGGTGAGGTTCTTGGTGTTATGCGAGATCTTGCCGAAGAAGGCCGCACTATGTTGGTTGTTACTCATGAAATGGCGTTTGCCCGTGATGTTTCTAACCATGTGATGTTCTTACACCAAGGTATCGTTGAAGAGCAAGGCGACCCAGCCAAGCTATTTACAGCACCAGAATCTGAGCGTTTACAGCAGTTTATATCTTCGATCTACTAG
- a CDS encoding DUF3360 family protein: MSDAVNKPHSDSDIENKSYQELHRPASEFASRSDYLDHELQIMKPRRFGLNLPGRDFRFELEDLVPALAGTIGIIAMYSAVMMSWADGLTAAWDHVELGKDFAIEVARVEMLIPALLFCILASGIFNPRANLAGNHGPMIPLIGSIALAGAHPLALAILLGVFGLLLSYFKGGSKLVNLTSQGTAGGLLIFLGFTGVMSQIGSIQTWATGLQSSTVEAGSLGYIGLVVLGINIVVYAILAKINMRWLAIPVCAFTGLIIALGLGAGFDLTFETEMGLPNLNPVYWWGSTEQGWQLGLPNLEHFIASLPFAILAVAMWSPDFLGHRIFQELNYPRKTEKVLMDVDDTMTMCSFRQMVGTAVGGGNITSSWGTYMIPAAIAKRPIPAGAILLGSLCIIVAILGFPMDVAVWPPVMRVALLVGVFLPLLEAGMQMVKDTKDSQAAGICIFGSAVVNPVLAWALTMLLDNNGLIGDKERASKLSFVDKIVIPAGVLIICLIAMLAVGMLESQYGLKAWL, encoded by the coding sequence ATGTCAGACGCAGTGAATAAACCGCACTCTGATTCGGATATTGAGAACAAGAGCTACCAAGAGCTCCACCGTCCAGCATCTGAGTTTGCTAGCCGTTCAGACTATTTAGATCATGAACTGCAAATTATGAAACCACGCCGCTTTGGGCTTAACCTGCCTGGTCGTGATTTCCGATTTGAATTAGAAGACTTAGTACCTGCCCTTGCTGGTACGATTGGTATTATCGCAATGTACTCTGCGGTAATGATGTCTTGGGCTGATGGCCTAACGGCGGCATGGGATCATGTTGAGCTGGGCAAGGACTTCGCTATTGAAGTAGCCCGTGTTGAAATGCTTATCCCAGCGTTACTGTTCTGTATCTTAGCATCTGGGATATTTAACCCTAGAGCAAATTTGGCCGGTAACCACGGTCCGATGATTCCTCTAATTGGTAGTATCGCTCTTGCTGGTGCTCACCCTCTTGCGCTGGCGATTTTATTAGGCGTTTTCGGTTTGTTGCTCAGTTACTTCAAAGGGGGGTCCAAACTGGTTAACCTCACTTCCCAAGGAACAGCAGGAGGATTATTAATATTCCTCGGCTTTACTGGGGTAATGAGCCAAATAGGTTCGATTCAAACTTGGGCGACAGGACTTCAGTCTTCCACAGTGGAAGCCGGTAGCCTTGGCTACATTGGTTTAGTGGTTCTAGGCATTAACATTGTGGTTTACGCGATTCTGGCGAAGATCAACATGCGTTGGTTAGCGATTCCTGTTTGTGCGTTCACCGGCCTTATTATTGCTTTAGGCCTTGGAGCGGGCTTCGACCTTACGTTCGAAACAGAAATGGGCCTACCTAATCTAAACCCTGTTTACTGGTGGGGGAGCACAGAACAAGGTTGGCAATTAGGTCTTCCTAACCTGGAACACTTCATTGCATCACTTCCATTTGCGATCCTTGCGGTTGCGATGTGGTCGCCAGACTTCCTAGGTCACCGTATCTTCCAAGAGCTGAACTACCCGCGTAAGACTGAAAAAGTATTAATGGATGTGGATGACACCATGACTATGTGTTCTTTCCGTCAAATGGTGGGGACTGCAGTCGGTGGTGGTAACATCACATCATCTTGGGGAACCTACATGATCCCGGCAGCAATCGCTAAGCGCCCTATTCCGGCTGGTGCGATTTTACTGGGCTCACTGTGTATTATTGTTGCGATTCTTGGTTTCCCAATGGATGTTGCGGTATGGCCTCCAGTGATGCGTGTTGCTCTTCTTGTGGGTGTTTTCTTACCTCTACTTGAAGCAGGCATGCAGATGGTTAAAGACACGAAAGATTCTCAAGCTGCGGGGATTTGTATCTTCGGGTCAGCGGTTGTCAACCCTGTACTGGCTTGGGCATTGACGATGCTTCTCGATAACAATGGTTTGATTGGTGATAAAGAGCGTGCTTCTAAACTATCATTCGTAGACAAAATTGTTATTCCTGCTGGCGTACTGATCATTTGTTTGATTGCGATGCTTGCTGTTGGTATGTTAGAAAGTCAGTATG